A section of the Salvia splendens isolate huo1 unplaced genomic scaffold, SspV2 ctg1109, whole genome shotgun sequence genome encodes:
- the LOC121788654 gene encoding F-box/kelch-repeat protein At1g16250-like — MGSLSPLLHRSSAASHRIFVPFCDRNAPEGDATTFIDCYTPATNTWHCVTSIPASAEGLVLKDFSMVAFGPHIYVLGGCLCRRPAEVGSAASVDGEFRPRAMSTVRRYDVAADRWEMCAEMSEARFSFACTVCGGGIYVAGGQSSPGRARGISSSEVYDPASDRWRSLANMSRMRYKCVGVTWKGRILVVGGFVGGENFGPLDQTARSSAEVYDAERDKWIYVARMWALDVPPRQIVVVNDKLFSSGDCLQPWKGHIESYDEKESIWNVVHRSHFNCMSPTYTAEGTTATGRCYITMAPLRNHLYFLTGYSMPGEGSLLRSEVHVFDTSNSGGGWRSLESIDEVGEKELCGHCCVLNDDE, encoded by the exons ATGGGCTCTCTCTCTCCGCTCCTCCACCGCAGCTCCGCCGCCTCCCACCGAATCTTCGTCCCGTTCTGCGACCGCAACGCCCCCGAGGGCGACGCCACCACGTTCATCGATTGCTACACGCCCGCCACCAACACGTGGCACTGCGTCACCTCGATCCCGGCCTCGGCCGAGGGTTTAGTCTTGAAGGACTTTTCCATGGTGGCATTCGGCCCCCATATTTATGTATTGGGCGGCTGCCTCTGCCGGCGGCCGGCCGAGGTGGGCTCCGCGGCCTCCGTGGATGGGGAATTCCGGCCGAGGGCTATGTCGACGGTGCGGCGGTATGATGTGGCAGCGGATCGGTGGGAGATGTGTGCGGAGATGTCCGAAGCGAGATTTAGCTTCGCGTGCACCGTTTGCGGCGGGGGAATATATGTGGCCGGCGGCCAGAGCTCGCCGGGGCGGGCGAGGGGAATATCTTCGTCGGAAGTTTATGATCCGGCGTCGGATCGATGGAGATCGCTTGCAAATATGAGTAGAATGAG GTACAAATGCGTGGGCGTGACGTGGAAAGGAAGAATCCTCGTAGTTGGAGGTTTCGTCGGCGGAGAGAACTTCGGCCCCCTCGACCAGACTGCCCGTAGCTCTGCCGAGGTCTACGATGCAGAGAGGGATAAGTGGATCTACGTAGCTCGAATGTGGGCCCTAGACGTCCCGCCACGACAGATCGTTGTGGTGAATGACAAGCTCTTCAGCTCCGGCGACTGCCTCCAGCCGTGGAAAGGTCACATAGAGTCGTACGACGAGAAAGAAAGCATTTGGAATGTGGTCCATCGCTCCCATTTCAATTGCATGTCCCCTACCTACACCGCTGAGGGGACGACTGCCACGGGGAGATGCTACATTACCATGGCTCCCCTCAGAAACCACCTCTACTTCCTCACCGGGTATAGCATGCCTGGGGAGGGTTCGCTCCTGAGATCCGAGGTTCATGTTTTCGACACATCCAATAGTGGGGGCGGGTGGCGGAGCTTGGAGTCGATAGATGAGGTTGGGGAGAAAGAGCTGTGTGGACATTGCTGTGTGTTGAATGATGATGAATGA